One window from the genome of Bdellovibrio sp. NC01 encodes:
- the typA gene encoding translational GTPase TypA, whose product MIQDPKKIRNIAIIAHVDHGKTTLVDHLIKQAGTFRDNEHVDDRLMDSMDLEKERGITIAAKNASFVYKDIKVNIVDTPGHSDFGGEVERILNMVDGCILLCDASEGPLPQTRFVLKKALEQNLKVIVCINKIDRSDARIQEVHNELFDLFIDLEASEEQCDFHTVYAIAREGMATLDPAVNTGSLEVLYDAIVNLVPPPKIDENAPLQVMVSNISYNDYVGRLAIGRMRAGQIKVGDDVICVQANGQKKVKVSALYQYKVNSQVPAQEVGAGDIVVIAGMEDFTIGDTITSATDPRPLPRIRVDEPTVGMIFSVNNGPFAGMEGKNVTSRKILERLERELLYNVAIRVEKTDSTDAFKVVGRGELQLGVLIEQMRRENFELLVSKPTVVFKQENGVKMEPMEIAVIDIEDSFVGAVTEKLGKRKGVMTNMVQKGSGRTRLEFRIPSRGLIGYRSEFLTDTRGTGLLNTQFDGWEAYKGEIEHRMNGAMISDRKGQATAFAIWNLQERGIMYVTHGQDVYEGMIVGEHAKDNDLEVNICREKKLTNVRASGSDEAIRLVPVRPMTLEKAMEWIKDSELIEVTPKNIRLRCRETDPNKRARASKE is encoded by the coding sequence ATGATTCAAGATCCAAAGAAAATTAGAAATATCGCGATCATCGCGCACGTCGACCACGGTAAAACAACTCTGGTAGACCACTTGATTAAACAAGCAGGTACATTCCGTGACAACGAACACGTTGATGATCGTTTGATGGACTCCATGGATCTAGAGAAAGAGCGTGGTATCACGATCGCTGCGAAGAACGCCTCTTTCGTTTACAAAGATATCAAAGTAAACATCGTAGATACACCGGGACATAGTGACTTCGGTGGTGAAGTTGAACGTATCTTGAACATGGTTGATGGTTGTATCCTTCTTTGCGACGCTTCTGAAGGCCCACTTCCACAAACTCGTTTCGTGTTGAAAAAAGCTCTAGAGCAAAACTTGAAAGTTATCGTTTGTATCAACAAGATCGACCGTTCAGACGCTCGTATCCAAGAAGTACACAACGAACTTTTCGATTTGTTCATCGACCTTGAAGCTTCTGAAGAACAATGTGACTTCCACACTGTTTACGCTATTGCGCGTGAAGGTATGGCGACATTGGATCCAGCAGTTAACACAGGTTCATTGGAAGTTCTTTACGATGCTATCGTAAATCTAGTTCCTCCTCCAAAAATTGATGAGAACGCTCCATTGCAAGTTATGGTTTCAAATATCTCTTACAATGATTACGTAGGTCGTTTGGCGATCGGTCGTATGCGCGCGGGTCAAATCAAAGTTGGTGACGACGTTATCTGCGTTCAAGCGAACGGTCAGAAAAAAGTTAAAGTATCAGCTTTGTACCAATACAAAGTGAACTCGCAAGTTCCAGCTCAAGAAGTTGGCGCGGGTGACATCGTAGTTATCGCTGGTATGGAAGATTTCACTATCGGTGACACTATCACTTCAGCGACTGATCCACGTCCATTGCCACGTATCCGTGTCGATGAACCGACAGTAGGTATGATCTTCTCGGTAAATAACGGTCCTTTCGCAGGTATGGAAGGTAAGAACGTTACTTCTCGTAAGATCCTTGAGCGTCTTGAAAGAGAATTGTTGTACAACGTTGCGATCCGCGTAGAAAAAACTGACAGCACTGATGCATTCAAAGTTGTTGGTCGTGGTGAGTTGCAATTGGGTGTATTGATCGAACAAATGCGTCGTGAAAACTTCGAACTTCTAGTTTCAAAACCGACTGTTGTCTTCAAGCAAGAAAACGGCGTTAAAATGGAACCAATGGAAATCGCAGTTATCGACATCGAAGACTCTTTCGTGGGTGCCGTGACTGAGAAGTTGGGTAAACGTAAAGGTGTGATGACGAACATGGTTCAAAAAGGTTCAGGTCGTACTCGTCTTGAATTCCGCATCCCTTCACGTGGTTTGATCGGTTACCGTTCAGAGTTCTTAACTGACACTCGTGGTACAGGTCTTTTGAATACACAGTTTGATGGTTGGGAAGCATACAAAGGCGAAATCGAACACCGTATGAATGGTGCGATGATTTCTGATCGTAAAGGTCAAGCAACAGCGTTTGCTATTTGGAATCTTCAAGAGCGCGGTATCATGTACGTGACTCACGGCCAAGACGTATACGAAGGCATGATCGTTGGCGAACACGCTAAGGATAATGATCTAGAAGTAAACATCTGCCGCGAGAAGAAATTGACGAACGTCCGTGCTTCAGGTTCTGATGAAGCTATCCGTCTAGTTCCAGTTCGTCCAATGACGTTGGAAAAAGCGATGGAATGGATCAAAGACTCTGAGCTTATCGAGGTAACACCGAAGAACATCCGTCTTCGTTGCCGCGAAACTGATCCAAACAAACGCGCAAGAGCATCGAAGGAATAA
- a CDS encoding ABC transporter ATP-binding protein: MSTNVAIEIKDLTKKYEDKIAVDGINLEIYKGECFGLLGPNGAGKTTTMKMMYCSALVSSGELYVLGLNVKKNYREIKSRIGVVPQEDGLDPDFTVLENLLVYASYHNIPLAEADLRAQALLRLMKLEEYQDRSVETLSGGMKRRLAIARGLINSPEVIFLDEPTTGLDPQARIWIWDFFKHLKSEKSTLVLTTHYMEEAEQMCDRVAIIDNGKILTIGAPRDLIRDLIGKEVVEFDTNPVDLNYYLGRLRAEGFAYQVIKDTVSVLVKEHQEGRKVVDLIASDKIYIRKPTLNDVFLKLAGHQLRDE; this comes from the coding sequence ATGAGTACAAACGTCGCCATTGAGATCAAAGATTTAACAAAGAAGTACGAAGACAAAATTGCTGTCGACGGAATAAATCTGGAAATCTACAAGGGCGAATGTTTCGGACTTCTTGGTCCAAACGGGGCTGGCAAAACAACAACGATGAAGATGATGTATTGCTCAGCCCTCGTATCAAGCGGGGAGCTTTACGTTCTTGGTTTGAACGTTAAGAAAAACTACCGCGAAATCAAATCTCGAATCGGTGTCGTCCCGCAAGAGGACGGCCTCGATCCCGACTTCACAGTTCTCGAAAATCTTTTAGTCTACGCAAGTTATCACAATATCCCATTAGCTGAAGCCGATCTTCGTGCACAGGCTTTGTTGCGTTTGATGAAATTGGAAGAATATCAAGATCGTTCGGTTGAAACTTTAAGCGGCGGTATGAAACGTCGTTTGGCGATCGCGCGCGGTTTGATCAACTCTCCTGAAGTTATTTTCTTGGATGAACCGACGACTGGTTTAGATCCGCAAGCGCGTATCTGGATCTGGGACTTCTTCAAACATTTGAAATCTGAAAAAAGCACTCTTGTTCTGACAACTCACTATATGGAAGAGGCAGAGCAGATGTGTGATCGTGTTGCGATCATCGACAACGGAAAAATTCTGACGATCGGTGCGCCTCGCGATTTGATTCGTGACTTGATTGGTAAAGAGGTTGTTGAGTTCGACACCAATCCTGTCGATTTGAATTATTACTTGGGTCGTTTGCGTGCGGAAGGTTTCGCCTATCAAGTGATCAAAGATACTGTTTCTGTTTTGGTTAAAGAACATCAAGAAGGTCGTAAAGTTGTGGATTTGATCGCGAGCGACAAAATCTATATTCGTAAACCTACATTGAATGACGTGTTCTTGAAACTTGCCGGTCACCAATTGAGGGATGAATAG
- a CDS encoding ABC transporter permease, whose product MKIKELFAIPTVNDGALKVWQRNFLYFKKTWLVSLFWIVLEPVIYLGAIGFGLGAFVNNMGGMSYIEFFFPALLSTTAMLVAFFEGTYGNYTKLTHQRTYATIMLTRVGPEEIVAGELLWAASKGFFGVMGVTVVAIFFGLIDTPKILLALPVLFLLSCLFSCIGMIFTSIARNYDSFIYSTSGLIVPMSLLSGTYFPLEQLPTGLRYIAYLFPLTHAVSAVRGILHNGSPVMISVNVVVLLLATWICMNVSFVRIRHKLLK is encoded by the coding sequence ATGAAGATCAAAGAACTATTTGCTATCCCTACAGTCAACGACGGTGCCTTGAAAGTTTGGCAGCGTAATTTTTTATATTTTAAAAAGACGTGGCTGGTATCGTTGTTCTGGATCGTGCTTGAACCAGTTATTTATTTAGGCGCTATTGGCTTCGGCCTGGGTGCTTTTGTTAATAACATGGGTGGCATGTCGTATATCGAATTCTTTTTCCCAGCGTTGCTTTCAACAACAGCGATGCTTGTCGCTTTCTTCGAAGGAACTTATGGGAACTATACGAAGCTGACTCATCAAAGAACTTACGCGACAATCATGTTAACTCGCGTGGGACCCGAAGAAATTGTTGCCGGCGAATTGTTGTGGGCAGCTTCTAAAGGTTTCTTTGGTGTGATGGGTGTGACAGTGGTCGCGATCTTCTTTGGTCTGATTGATACGCCTAAGATTTTATTGGCGTTGCCAGTGCTGTTCTTATTGTCATGTTTGTTCTCGTGCATCGGTATGATCTTTACATCGATTGCGCGCAACTATGATTCATTTATTTATTCGACGTCGGGTCTGATTGTGCCAATGAGTTTGCTCAGTGGAACTTACTTCCCGTTAGAGCAATTGCCGACAGGCTTGCGCTATATCGCTTATTTATTTCCGCTGACACATGCGGTATCGGCCGTGCGCGGAATTTTACATAACGGCAGCCCGGTGATGATTTCAGTCAACGTTGTGGTGTTGTTGTTGGCGACTTGGATCTGCATGAACGTTTCGTTCGTGCGCATTCGTCATAAACTTCTAAAGTAG
- the mtgA gene encoding monofunctional biosynthetic peptidoglycan transglycosylase, giving the protein MKWIGVFFFAIAAMMLAAALFLWNWLPTPSEIKGCMITSMYHVTLCPGSSEYVPLNKISPYLVKTVILTEDSNFYNHHGFEWDAIEKNFREGWEKGVYKRGGSTLTQQLAKNMFLNKDRTFLRKGLEAIITDRIEKTLTKKEILERYFNVVEFGKDIYGVKKAAAYYFKKSPAELDVVESAFLAMILPNPEKYSKSYFKKELTPFARKRLDRIVGDMYKYSRINEAEYEAAVLKIQNFLSPAPPPEEIESTDTMTLQDLEKAEQELQQDTEEEQ; this is encoded by the coding sequence ATGAAATGGATCGGCGTTTTCTTTTTTGCTATCGCTGCGATGATGTTAGCTGCCGCTTTGTTTTTGTGGAATTGGCTGCCAACCCCATCTGAAATCAAAGGCTGCATGATCACGTCGATGTATCATGTGACTTTATGTCCGGGTTCTAGCGAATACGTTCCACTGAATAAAATCTCCCCTTATCTAGTGAAGACTGTGATCTTAACGGAGGATTCAAACTTCTATAATCATCACGGCTTTGAGTGGGACGCGATTGAAAAGAACTTCCGTGAAGGTTGGGAAAAAGGCGTTTATAAACGTGGTGGCTCGACACTAACCCAACAACTTGCGAAGAATATGTTCTTAAATAAAGACCGTACTTTCTTGCGCAAAGGCCTTGAAGCGATCATCACCGACCGCATTGAAAAGACGCTGACTAAAAAAGAAATTCTTGAACGCTATTTTAACGTCGTGGAATTCGGTAAAGATATTTACGGCGTAAAAAAGGCCGCGGCTTATTATTTCAAGAAATCGCCAGCAGAACTTGATGTCGTGGAAAGTGCTTTCTTAGCGATGATCCTACCGAATCCAGAAAAGTATTCGAAATCTTATTTCAAGAAAGAGCTGACACCGTTTGCCCGCAAGCGTCTGGATCGCATCGTCGGCGATATGTACAAATATAGCCGCATTAATGAAGCAGAATATGAAGCCGCCGTTCTTAAGATTCAAAACTTCTTAAGCCCAGCACCGCCTCCGGAAGAGATCGAAAGTACAGACACAATGACATTGCAAGATCTTGAAAAGGCCGAGCAGGAATTGCAGCAAGATACGGAAGAGGAACAGTAA
- a CDS encoding NAD-dependent epimerase/dehydratase family protein gives MKVLVTGANGFLGSWVTRALVNDGHEVYALVRANSDVSELDGVNCKFVHGDVTDILSLLEAFKGMDSVFHLAGVIAYKKSQRALMEKVNVQGTANVVEVCRELKIRRLVYLSSVVAIGGGRSSEQVLNESSEFNVHDLDLGYFETKHKAEMIVKKACDKGEIDAVILNPSTVYGPGDAKKGSRKMQVKVAQGKFKFYTSGGVNVVAVEDVVAGILSAWKNGKKGERYILAGENILIKDLFTMIAQEAGVKPPPHHLPDQVLHVVGAVGDCLETIGMKGPLSRENAWTSTMFHWFDSSKAQRELGFNPRPAKEAIHNSVQWMKDHGLLS, from the coding sequence ATGAAAGTTCTAGTTACTGGAGCGAATGGCTTTTTAGGAAGTTGGGTGACACGGGCCCTGGTCAATGATGGCCATGAGGTTTATGCACTTGTTCGCGCAAACAGTGACGTATCAGAACTTGACGGTGTTAATTGCAAATTCGTTCACGGCGATGTCACAGATATTCTTTCTTTACTTGAAGCCTTCAAAGGCATGGACAGCGTTTTCCACTTAGCAGGCGTGATCGCATATAAAAAATCACAACGCGCTTTAATGGAAAAAGTAAACGTTCAAGGCACAGCCAACGTTGTTGAAGTGTGCCGTGAGCTGAAAATCCGTCGCCTGGTTTATCTTTCTTCAGTTGTTGCTATCGGCGGCGGCCGCAGCAGCGAACAGGTCTTGAATGAATCTTCCGAATTCAATGTTCATGATTTAGATCTTGGTTACTTTGAAACCAAACACAAAGCCGAAATGATCGTTAAGAAAGCCTGTGATAAAGGCGAAATCGACGCGGTTATTTTAAATCCCTCAACGGTGTATGGACCTGGCGATGCAAAAAAAGGCAGCCGCAAAATGCAGGTCAAAGTCGCACAAGGTAAATTTAAATTCTACACTTCGGGTGGCGTTAACGTTGTCGCTGTTGAAGACGTTGTTGCAGGCATTCTTAGCGCCTGGAAGAACGGCAAAAAAGGCGAACGATATATCCTGGCTGGCGAAAACATTTTGATTAAAGACTTGTTCACGATGATCGCTCAAGAAGCGGGAGTAAAACCTCCGCCGCATCATCTGCCGGATCAAGTTCTTCACGTCGTAGGTGCTGTTGGCGATTGTCTTGAAACAATCGGCATGAAAGGTCCTTTAAGTCGTGAAAACGCATGGACTTCAACAATGTTCCACTGGTTTGATTCAAGCAAAGCGCAACGCGAGCTGGGATTTAATCCCCGTCCTGCTAAAGAAGCTATTCACAATAGCGTGCAGTGGATGAAAGACCACGGTTTACTTTCTTAA
- a CDS encoding phosphatase PAP2 family protein: protein MLEFILNLDKRLFFLINSQWTSPWADHFFPSITDLHKTLVFKLTVVPFIIGMFLWTKGLKKGFVVFIFCLLSVLISDGVGNWAFKKTVQRPRPAETQDLVVQVRAPFGGYSFVSNHATNMFSLATFISMIYPVVTIPLYALAFLIGYSRIYSGVHFPTDVICGAMLGIIVGIMFAKLCKRVMARLDRIDEEEAKTT from the coding sequence ATGCTTGAATTCATATTGAACCTCGATAAACGTCTCTTTTTCTTGATTAATTCCCAGTGGACTTCCCCTTGGGCTGATCATTTTTTTCCAAGCATTACGGACCTTCATAAAACACTCGTATTTAAGCTTACGGTGGTTCCTTTCATTATTGGGATGTTCTTGTGGACTAAGGGTCTTAAAAAAGGGTTCGTGGTTTTTATCTTCTGTTTACTTAGCGTTTTGATTTCTGATGGTGTAGGCAATTGGGCATTTAAGAAAACCGTACAACGTCCGCGTCCTGCGGAAACCCAAGATCTGGTTGTGCAAGTTCGCGCACCTTTTGGTGGATATAGTTTTGTGTCGAATCACGCGACGAATATGTTCTCGCTCGCGACATTTATTTCCATGATCTATCCAGTTGTAACTATTCCTTTATACGCATTGGCGTTTTTAATTGGTTACAGTCGTATATATAGCGGAGTACACTTTCCAACAGACGTTATTTGTGGTGCCATGTTAGGCATCATCGTTGGAATAATGTTCGCTAAGCTTTGTAAGCGAGTAATGGCACGTTTGGATCGAATCGACGAAGAAGAGGCTAAGACAACATGA
- a CDS encoding flagellar motor protein translates to MNKATWLGLLVGFGGIILGNLLEGGHMSSLMQLTAFIIVLAGTIGAVMVSSSEKDLKTGLALAKSAFRAEESEIKERITEIVDCSRLAKKESILALEPRLNAIKDPLLKGVLRCVIDGVEVNTIRDIYETQIQTEEDELLSGAKIWADAGGFAPTIGIIGAVLGLIHVMGNLTDTSKLGAGIAVAFVATVYGVSSANLLFLPLGNKLKKNVHNTTREKMMILEGGLLVASGINPVLLEQKLHAFLYSNEK, encoded by the coding sequence ATGAACAAAGCAACTTGGTTAGGGCTTCTGGTGGGTTTCGGCGGGATCATCCTGGGGAATTTGCTCGAGGGCGGACACATGAGCTCTTTGATGCAGCTCACAGCATTTATCATCGTGTTGGCAGGAACAATTGGCGCTGTCATGGTTTCAAGTTCTGAGAAAGATTTGAAAACAGGATTAGCACTTGCGAAGTCAGCATTTCGCGCTGAAGAAAGCGAAATCAAAGAGCGCATCACAGAAATCGTTGATTGCTCTCGTCTTGCGAAAAAAGAATCGATACTGGCACTTGAGCCTCGCTTGAATGCAATTAAAGATCCCTTATTAAAAGGTGTTCTTCGTTGTGTCATCGATGGTGTTGAAGTGAATACGATTCGCGATATCTACGAAACACAAATTCAAACAGAAGAAGATGAATTGCTTTCGGGCGCAAAGATTTGGGCTGATGCTGGTGGTTTTGCACCAACAATCGGTATCATTGGTGCGGTTCTAGGTTTGATTCACGTCATGGGCAATCTGACTGACACAAGTAAACTTGGTGCGGGTATCGCTGTCGCGTTCGTCGCAACGGTTTATGGTGTTAGCTCTGCCAACTTGTTGTTCCTTCCTTTGGGCAACAAATTGAAAAAGAACGTTCACAATACAACTCGCGAAAAAATGATGATACTTGAAGGCGGTCTTCTGGTCGCTAGCGGTATCAATCCTGTTTTGCTTGAACAAAAGCTTCACGCTTTCCTTTATTCAAACGAGAAATAA
- a CDS encoding OmpA family protein — translation MLKTRKNRKHDEHENHERWLVSYADFITLLFAFFVVMYATSSQNEGKEKEFEDSIKLNFHMVGRGGTDSDPNDIQNALAELVMPLGSFPKKGGPREAQDYVERSLDKSMSSADKKAAVQDIYHDAVGVRVALTASTFFQPGSAKLKVEALPSLDKVADILKSNDKRVIIEGHTDDSPIEGALYPSNWELAGGRSTAVVRYLVKVHKLNPKRFVSISYGDQKPIVPNDTDEHKAMNRRIEILIVTDDSKAEI, via the coding sequence GTGTTGAAGACGCGTAAAAACCGCAAACATGACGAACACGAAAACCACGAAAGATGGTTGGTGTCCTATGCGGATTTTATTACGCTACTTTTTGCTTTCTTCGTCGTGATGTATGCGACTTCAAGTCAGAACGAAGGCAAAGAAAAAGAGTTTGAAGATTCGATTAAATTAAATTTCCACATGGTCGGGCGTGGCGGTACGGATTCTGATCCAAACGACATTCAAAATGCCTTAGCGGAATTGGTGATGCCACTAGGAAGCTTTCCTAAAAAAGGCGGTCCACGCGAAGCGCAGGATTATGTGGAAAGGTCTCTGGATAAGTCGATGAGCTCTGCTGATAAAAAAGCGGCGGTTCAAGATATTTATCATGATGCTGTGGGAGTGCGCGTGGCCTTAACGGCTTCAACGTTTTTTCAACCAGGATCTGCTAAGTTAAAAGTTGAAGCGCTGCCTTCACTTGATAAAGTCGCTGATATTCTTAAATCCAACGATAAACGTGTGATTATCGAAGGCCACACCGATGATTCGCCGATTGAAGGTGCGTTGTATCCAAGTAACTGGGAATTAGCGGGCGGCCGTTCAACTGCCGTGGTTCGTTATCTGGTAAAAGTTCATAAGCTGAATCCGAAAAGATTTGTGTCGATTTCTTATGGCGACCAAAAGCCAATTGTTCCGAATGATACAGATGAACACAAGGCCATGAACCGTCGAATTGAGATTTTAATTGTGACGGATGATTCAAAGGCAGAAATATAA
- a CDS encoding DUF1254 domain-containing protein, producing the protein MKKLVLNSLLVSGMLLFASCKSTETPTQHSYLPTISLNNSETKMVAEQVYAYGYPLLIMDVSKDMMTATPVATDSKAPINQFAHKREFPDASFTDIVSPNADTLYSTAWLDLSKEPIVLSVPDTGKRYYIMQLMNAWTEVFANPGTRTTGNGKGNFVITGPNWSGSVPEGLRQIKSATNDVMIIGRTEATGKSDFAAVNEIQDGYRLTPLSSWGRSYSPPRNVAVKPGVNLTQTPVDQVEGMSGIEFFTKLSESMKRNPPLAQDKIMIEKMRSLGIEIGKTFDPSVLSLDQRNAINAGAQTALNKIINAAKNPKGEKANGWTYHFNTGRYGTNYANRAVIAHVGLGANLPQDAVYPVLTTDSMGRRLNGKYSYVLHFPKGELPPVNAFWSITLYNDKNYFVRNPLNKYSVGNHDKLVFNRDGSLDIYIQYQPPAKSRIPNWLPTPQGNFKLMARLYWPKYEILNRNWRLPAIQRVETPLKQLSQNDTFE; encoded by the coding sequence TCTTGTCAGTGGAATGCTCCTGTTTGCTTCCTGCAAAAGCACGGAAACTCCAACCCAGCATTCTTATTTACCCACAATATCTTTAAATAATAGCGAAACAAAAATGGTGGCTGAACAAGTCTATGCTTACGGCTATCCCCTGCTGATCATGGACGTCAGTAAAGATATGATGACGGCTACTCCTGTCGCGACGGACTCCAAAGCGCCGATCAATCAGTTCGCGCATAAACGAGAATTTCCTGATGCAAGCTTCACTGACATCGTCAGTCCCAATGCGGATACTCTTTACAGCACGGCATGGTTAGATCTTAGTAAAGAGCCTATCGTATTAAGCGTTCCTGACACTGGTAAACGTTATTACATTATGCAGTTGATGAATGCGTGGACTGAAGTGTTCGCAAATCCTGGAACTCGAACTACGGGAAATGGTAAAGGCAATTTCGTTATTACCGGTCCCAATTGGAGTGGCAGTGTGCCTGAAGGACTGCGCCAAATTAAATCGGCTACAAATGACGTCATGATTATCGGCAGAACTGAGGCGACGGGCAAAAGCGATTTTGCGGCGGTAAATGAAATTCAAGATGGTTACCGACTGACGCCTCTTAGTTCTTGGGGACGCAGCTATTCTCCGCCAAGAAATGTGGCTGTGAAACCCGGTGTGAATTTAACGCAAACACCAGTTGATCAGGTCGAGGGCATGTCTGGAATTGAGTTCTTCACAAAACTTTCTGAATCCATGAAGCGCAATCCTCCCTTGGCGCAAGATAAAATCATGATCGAAAAAATGAGAAGCCTGGGGATTGAAATTGGAAAAACTTTTGATCCGTCAGTTCTGTCCCTTGATCAGCGCAATGCCATCAATGCCGGCGCGCAAACAGCGCTGAATAAAATTATTAACGCCGCCAAAAATCCTAAAGGCGAAAAGGCCAACGGTTGGACTTATCATTTCAACACCGGCCGCTACGGAACCAACTATGCAAATCGAGCCGTCATTGCCCATGTGGGTTTAGGTGCAAATCTGCCACAAGATGCGGTCTACCCAGTTTTAACAACAGATTCGATGGGCAGACGACTGAATGGTAAATACAGTTACGTGCTGCACTTTCCAAAAGGTGAGCTTCCTCCGGTCAACGCCTTCTGGTCGATCACTCTTTACAATGATAAAAACTATTTCGTCAGAAATCCTTTGAATAAGTATTCTGTGGGCAATCACGATAAACTCGTTTTCAATCGCGACGGTTCACTGGATATCTATATCCAATATCAACCGCCTGCAAAAAGCAGAATTCCAAATTGGCTGCCAACTCCTCAAGGAAATTTCAAATTGATGGCCCGTCTATATTGGCCGAAGTATGAGATCTTGAATCGCAATTGGCGACTGCCTGCAATTCAACGTGTGGAAACTCCGCTTAAACAATTGTCTCAAAATGATACATTTGAGTAA